The Phocoena sinus isolate mPhoSin1 chromosome 8, mPhoSin1.pri, whole genome shotgun sequence nucleotide sequence agatatgtccacatcttaacccctggaacctgtgaatgggacaggtttatttggaaaatgggtctttgcagatgcaattaagttaaggatcttgagatgagatcatgaTGGATCATTTGGGTGGaactaaatccaatgacaagtgtccccATAAGAGATGGGACAGGAAGAAGACAGAGACGCAGgggaggccatgtgaagacagaggcagagattgcagtgatgcagccacaagccaaggaacacctggggccgccaggagctggaagaggcaggaagaattCTCTCTTAGAGCCTTTGGAAAGAAGTGTGACCTGGCTGACACATTAATTTCAgaattctggcctccagaactgtgagagtaTAACTGTCTTTTGTAAGCCACCGGGTTTGTTAATACTATGCCATCACATTATACCTCAGTTACGTCTTCTGTAACGTGGATATAATACCTACCTCAGAAGCTTATTGCCATGATTGAATGAGCTATATTTGTAAGGTACTTAGCACAAGTGAATGTTCAGAAACAGTGATGGCTCTTCTTCTCCAAGGATTAGGAGTTCTGTCTTGTGATTCACAGCTCGCACCACAGGCTTAACCCGAGAGCTTCGACTTCTCGTGGGCCCTGGAGCCCTCAGGTTCTGGTACCTTTTACAGCCCTCGGTTAGGGTTTTGTATCAAGGGAGAATCCAGCTTGTGGGTTGTGGGAAGACAAACTCAGATTCCGAATTTGAAATGACCCACATGGAGCAGAAAGCAGCTTCTCAGTCCTCACCAAAAAGAAAGGTTTGGGTTCTAAATTTTTAGTTCCTATTAAGGGACTCGACATTCCCAAAGACCTGTATTGACGAATCCTCCTACCACAGCAATCATCAAAAATTCCCCAGAATGAATTGGGACTTTCTGTGTTTGACCGCCCACCAGGAAACCCAGGAGCGCACGGAAGCCTGGCGGTACCCACACACCAGGGACAGACAGCTCATCGGGCCGGGGGGTCCAGGCCTGCAGCTCTCAGCTGCGCCCCCCTGCATGGCTGGCACCGTGCTGGGCGTGGGGGCTGGCGTGTTCATCCTCGCCCTGCTCTGGGTGTCAGTACTGCTGCTGTGTCTGCTGCTATCCAGAGCCTCAGGTATAGCTAGGTAAGGCCTTCTCTCTAGCCAGGAGTCCCAGGTAAAAGCGATTAGAAGTGCAATCGCTGACGCTCATGAAACGTTTAGAATTCAGAAGCTCATTGTTGTAATCACTGGCAGTTTGAATGAGTTGCATTTTCACGTCATCATAAGGACTAACTGTTATTTATGCTCggaagcagaggtgggaggagaaggggagtgGTATCTGTCAGATCTCAGTGTTGGGGAGATGGGGACAcaggggatggaaagagaatcCGCTTTCGGTGCCTGTTGAGTTTCTTGGGGTTGTATGTGTGCGTGTTTCTTAATTGTTGAGATTTACAGCAGGCACTGGGTCCAGCCCCTAAGGCTCCAGACCTGGGCCCTGGGACGCTGAAGAGTCGTAGGTGACTTGGGCTGGCATTGACTTAAGAAAGAATCAGGCCATAAACTGACTCTAAGGTCACCATGGAGTCACACTCCCTGGCCAGACAGTGTAGGTACAAATCAGCAAGTTACATCATTTACTAAAGTTTTCTGGTTTAAAACACAGCACTTGGGGGATGAGCTGCTTCACTTTTTCCTGATCATGACTGCACAGAGGCAAAGATAAAAACTACCAATTCCCATTCTTAGGAATTTGGAGTTCCCAGGAATAAACAGGAACACATCCCGCTGGTACCTGTCTGGGAAGAAGAGTTTGGGGATGAAGgggaaaacatttctaaattccCTGGGCGGTGTGGGCAGCACACTGGGCCCTGTTAATGGACTGAAACAGGATATCCGCCCAGGGAAGAGCCAGTCCCAGCCTAGCTGAATAGAGAGGAGACTGAACAGTGCTTTTAACCCTCTGTCTTTCACTCCCAGGTTCTCCGTCATTTTCGTGTTCCTCGGTGCTCTGATTATCACGGCGGTTCTGTTGCTCTTCCCCC carries:
- the TMEM218 gene encoding transmembrane protein 218, which produces MAGTVLGVGAGVFILALLWVSVLLLCLLLSRASGIARFSVIFVFLGALIITAVLLLFPRASEFPAPEAEMKIVDAFFIGRYVLLAFITLVFLGSLFLVLIHHIVEPIYAKPLRSH